The Brassica napus cultivar Da-Ae chromosome C7, Da-Ae, whole genome shotgun sequence genome has a segment encoding these proteins:
- the LOC106349002 gene encoding cyclin-C1-1 isoform X1, with the protein MAANFWESSQYKQLLDQEEVDVVQPLDKERGISVEDFKLIKFHMSNHIMKLAQHIKVRQRVVATAITYMRRVYTKKSMVEFEPRLVAIACLYLASKAEESIVQARNLVFYSKRLYPDEYKYELKDILGMEMRVLEALDYYLVVFHPYRSLSDFLQDAALNDVNMNQFTWGIVNDTYKMDLILVHPPYRIALACIYIASVQREKDITAWLQDLNEDMNLVKDIAMEILDFYENYRTITDEKVSSAFSKLALKP; encoded by the exons ATGGCTGCCAATTTCTGGGAATCGTCTCAATA CAAACAGCTTTTGGACCAAGAAGAAGTGGATGTAGTTCAACCTCTCGACAAAGAACGTGGAATTTCAGTCGAGGATTTCAAGCTCATCAAGTTCCATATGTCTAATC ATATAATGAAGTTGGCTCAGCACATTAAAGTGAGGCAAAG GGTTGTGGCTACCGCTATAACGTACATGAGACGGGTTTATACCAA GAAGAGCATGGTAGAGTTTGAGCCCCGTCTTGTTGCTATTGCATGCTTGTACCTGGCTTCTAAAGCTGAAGAGAGCATAGTCCAGGCCAGGAATCTTGTTTTCTACAGCAAAAGATTGT ATCCGGATGAGTACAAGTATGAACTAAAAGATATATTAGGAATGGAGATGAGGGTCTTAGAAGCACTGGACTATTATCTGGTTGTGTTTCACCCTTACCGGTCATTATCTGA TTTTTTGCAAGATGCTGCATTGAACGATGTCAATATGAACCAGTTTACATG GGGAATTGTCAACGATACTTATAAGATGGACCTGATTCTTGTACACCCTCCTTATCGCATAGCGCTAGCGTGCATATACATAGCAAGTGTCCAGAGAGAGAAAGACATCACCGCATGGCTTCAAGATCTTAACGAGGACATGAACTTG GTGAAGGACATTGCCATGGAGATTCTGGACTTCTACGAGAACTACAGAACCATCACGGATGAAAAAGTGAGTTCTGCGTTCAGCAAACTGGCTTTGAAGCCGTGA
- the BNAC07G26670D gene encoding uncharacterized protein BNAC07G26670D, whose protein sequence is MIQLLFLVLFVEGAIAFLLLIKIGPLRELVIKSLDQMKMGKGPATVKTIAGTMSVILLSNLMSIVKIQNKGAKLGTMSPMDQVLWRTHLLEASLMGVVLFLGFIIDRMHHYLRKLINLRGNVGSSKEELEQLQKERNEFKEKEDKASKEIKQLQETLSSVSERLKKAETESKEKEKKLETAETHVTALQKQSAELLLEYDRLLEDNQKLQSQILGKT, encoded by the exons ATGATTCAGCTACTGTTTCTGGTTCTGTTCGTGGAAGGTGCGATTGCATTCTTGCTGCTGATTAAGATTGGCCCATTGAGGGAGCTTGTGATTAAAAGCCTTGACCAGATGAAGATGGGGAAAGGTCCTGCGACTGTGAAAACCATCGCTGGAACCATGTCTGTTATCCTTTTGTCTAATCTCATGAGCATCGTCAAGATCCAGAACAAAGGTGCAAAGCTCGGGACAATGTCTCCTATGGATCAGGTCCTTTGGAGAACTCACTTGCTTGAAGCTTCTCTAATGG GAGTCGTACTTTTTCTAGGCTTCATAATTGACAGGATGCACCACTACCTCAGAAAGCTAATCAATCTAAGGGGTAACGTCGGGTCATCTAAAGAAGAACTTGAACAGCTTCAGAAAGAGAGAAACGAATTTAAGGAGAAAGAGGACAAAGCGTCCAAGGAAATCAAGCAGCTGCAAGAAACACTGTCATCTGTTTCAGAGAGACTTAAGAAAGCAGAGACCGAGtctaaagagaaagagaagaagctgGAAACCGCTGAAACACATGTCACGGCTCTCCAGAAACAGTCTGCAGAGCTGCTTCTGGAGTATGATAGATTGCTAGAAGACAACCAAAAGCTCCAAAGCCAGATTCTGGGAAAAACGTAA
- the LOC106349002 gene encoding cyclin-C1-1 isoform X2, which produces MSNHIMKLAQHIKVRQRVVATAITYMRRVYTKKSMVEFEPRLVAIACLYLASKAEESIVQARNLVFYSKRLYPDEYKYELKDILGMEMRVLEALDYYLVVFHPYRSLSDFLQDAALNDVNMNQFTWGIVNDTYKMDLILVHPPYRIALACIYIASVQREKDITAWLQDLNEDMNLVKDIAMEILDFYENYRTITDEKVSSAFSKLALKP; this is translated from the exons ATGTCTAATC ATATAATGAAGTTGGCTCAGCACATTAAAGTGAGGCAAAG GGTTGTGGCTACCGCTATAACGTACATGAGACGGGTTTATACCAA GAAGAGCATGGTAGAGTTTGAGCCCCGTCTTGTTGCTATTGCATGCTTGTACCTGGCTTCTAAAGCTGAAGAGAGCATAGTCCAGGCCAGGAATCTTGTTTTCTACAGCAAAAGATTGT ATCCGGATGAGTACAAGTATGAACTAAAAGATATATTAGGAATGGAGATGAGGGTCTTAGAAGCACTGGACTATTATCTGGTTGTGTTTCACCCTTACCGGTCATTATCTGA TTTTTTGCAAGATGCTGCATTGAACGATGTCAATATGAACCAGTTTACATG GGGAATTGTCAACGATACTTATAAGATGGACCTGATTCTTGTACACCCTCCTTATCGCATAGCGCTAGCGTGCATATACATAGCAAGTGTCCAGAGAGAGAAAGACATCACCGCATGGCTTCAAGATCTTAACGAGGACATGAACTTG GTGAAGGACATTGCCATGGAGATTCTGGACTTCTACGAGAACTACAGAACCATCACGGATGAAAAAGTGAGTTCTGCGTTCAGCAAACTGGCTTTGAAGCCGTGA
- the LOC106349003 gene encoding nuclear transport factor 2-like isoform X2, which translates to MDPAQVPAPVVDPLVVGRAFVMQYYEILHKHPQHLHRFYHEISKVGRVGQDGVMRDFYTLEGIREELDTLSFGDFESAKITSYHTQESHSGGFIVLVTGWFTLKDALKRKFTQTFFLAPQENGYYVLNDILRFDNGPEALDGDGSLTPFPVTAPTGGIQGSEQAALASVDSVCKEVSKDNASVAKESILVPDSVNEEVPHIEKTYNKVGGDSMKISDPENVSKKSYASVVAKDKSGVSAGSSPSPKQIPKDQELQVISDVSTEQKVKDQGHQVSSDLSPVEKSDAVFEAVDDTEYGYNQGFEVAEGTSIYVKHLPGNATIDMLENEFKKFGAIGNGGVQVISQKGFGYPFGFVEFKDADAAQKAIEASPLMIGGQKAFVEEKRSTARGNRGRGYGNEYGNRNVIGDGGNGYGIRNEGGRGGGGRYGHGNNYNRGRRGGGGGGGGRYFNRRGGYEYVVASNNSY; encoded by the exons ATGGATCCTGCTCAAGTACCAGCTCCTGTTGTTGACCCACTCGTT GTTGGGAGAGCATTTGTGATGCAGTACTACGAGATTCTGCATAAGCATCCTCAGCATCTGCACCGCTTCTATCATGAGATCAGTAAGGTTGGGCGTGTGGGACAGGACGGTGTCATGCGTGACTTTTACACCTTGGAA GGTATACGTGAGGAGCTTGACACACTCTCTTTTGGAGATTTCGAATCCGCTAAGATAACCAGTTATCATACCCAAGAGTCTCACAGTGGGGGTTTTATCGTTTTGGTCACTGGCTGGTTCACTCTGAAAGATGCGCTTAAAAGGAAATTCACACAGACCTTTTTTCTTGCTCCCCAAGAAAATGGGTACTATGTTCTGAATGACATCCTCAGATTTGACAATGGGCCCGAGGCCCTTGATGGGGATGGCTCTCTAACACCCTTTCCTGTTACTG CTCCTACAGGAGGCATTCAGGGCTCTGAGCAAGCTGCATTAGCTTCGGTGGATTCTGTTTGTAAGGAAGTATCCAAGGACAATGCTTCAGTTGCTAAGGAGAGTATTCTGGTACCTGATTCTGTCAATGAAGAAGTTCCGCATATTGAGAAAACTTACAACAAAGTTGGAGGTGATTCCATGAAAATTTCTGACCCAGAAAATGTTTCGAAGAAATCTTATGCCTCTGTG GTTGCAAAGGATAAATCTGGAGTTTCAGCTGGCTCTTCACCGTCTCCAAAGCAGATACCCAAAGACCAGGAACTTCAAGTGATTTCAGATGTTTCTACAGAGCAGAAAGTCAAAGATCAAGGCCATCAAGTGTCTTCAGATCTTTCTCCAGTCGAAAAATCTGATGCAGTTTTTGAGGCTGTTGATGATACTGAATATGGGTACAATCAGGGGTTTGAAG TAGCTGAGGGCACATCTATCTATGTGAAACATCTTCCTGGAAATGCCACCATTGACATGCTTGAGAATGAATTCAAGAAATTTGGAGCTATTGGGAATGGTGGCGTTCAAGTTATAAGCCAAAAG GGCTTTGGTTATCCTTTCGGGTTTGTTGAGTTCAAAGATGCAGATGCTGCCCAGAAAGCAATAGAG GCTTCACCTCTGATGATCGGTGGACAGAAAGCTTTCGTAGAGGAGAAGCGATCTACAGCAAGAG GTAACAGGGGAAGGGGATATGGAAATGAATACGGAAACAGAAATGTGATAGGAGATGGGGGAAACGGATATGGAATAAGGAATGAGGGAGGAAGGGGAGGAGGAGGACGTTATGGACATGGGAACAATTACAATAggggaagaagaggaggaggaggaggaggaggaggaaggtaTTTTAATCGCAGAGGCGGCTATGAATACGTCGTCGCCAGCAACAACTCATACTAA
- the LOC106349004 gene encoding probable E3 ubiquitin-protein ligase DTX3 produces MSSQESRASRGIRRRKAVIDLNEVPRDHEGTTSASVRADPTVAPSGGTVPSQPVPTMIDVDAIEDDVIESSASAFAEAKSKSAGARRRPLMVDVESGGTTRLPPNVSNKRRRIPPNQPVIDCEHVPVDVRESSPKPPPPPPEEPKFSCPICMCPFTEETSTKCGHIFCKGCIKTAISRQAKCPTCRKRVTVKELIRVFLPTTR; encoded by the exons ATGAGCTCACAAGAGTCGAGAGCAAGCCGAGGAATTCGACGGAGGAAAGCTGTGATTGATCTGAATGAGGTACCCAGAGATCACGAAGGGACGACCTCCGCTTCTGTGAGAGCAGATCCTACGGTGGCGCCTAGTGGCGGGACTGTCCCTTCTCAGCCTGTTCCTACGATGATTGATGTCGATGCTATTGAAGATGATGTTATTGAATCATCCGCAAGTGCTTTTGCTGAA GCTAAGAGCAAGTCAGCAGGTGCACGTCGGAGGCCGTTGATGGTTGATGTAGAGTCAG GTGGTACGACTAGATTGCCTCCCAACGTAAGCAACAAACGGAGAAGGATTCCTCCTAATCAACCTGTCATCGACTGTGAGCATGTCCCTGTAGATGTG AGAGAGTCTAGCCCAAagcctcctccaccaccaccagagGAGCCGAAATTCTCTTGTCCGATCTGTATGTGCCCGTTCACCGAGGAGACGTCAACCAAATGCGGTCACATCTTCTGCAAGGGATGTATAAAGACGGCAATATCTCGACAAGCCAAGTGCCCTACTTGTAGGAAAAGGGTGACTGTTAAAGAGCTGATTCGAGTATTCCTTCCAACCACCAGATGA
- the LOC106349003 gene encoding nuclear transport factor 2-like isoform X1 — translation MDPAQVPAPVVDPLVVGRAFVMQYYEILHKHPQHLHRFYHEISKVGRVGQDGVMRDFYTLEGIREELDTLSFGDFESAKITSYHTQESHSGGFIVLVTGWFTLKDALKRKFTQTFFLAPQENGYYVLNDILRFDNGPEALDGDGSLTPFPVTAPTGGIQGSEQAALASVDSVCKEVSKDNASVAKESILVPDSVNEEVPHIEKTYNKVGGDSMKISDPENVSKKSYASVVAKDKSGVSAGSSPSPKQIPKDQELQVISDVSTEQKVKDQGHQVSSDLSPVEKSDAVFEAVDDTEYGYNQGFEAVAEGTSIYVKHLPGNATIDMLENEFKKFGAIGNGGVQVISQKGFGYPFGFVEFKDADAAQKAIEASPLMIGGQKAFVEEKRSTARGNRGRGYGNEYGNRNVIGDGGNGYGIRNEGGRGGGGRYGHGNNYNRGRRGGGGGGGGRYFNRRGGYEYVVASNNSY, via the exons ATGGATCCTGCTCAAGTACCAGCTCCTGTTGTTGACCCACTCGTT GTTGGGAGAGCATTTGTGATGCAGTACTACGAGATTCTGCATAAGCATCCTCAGCATCTGCACCGCTTCTATCATGAGATCAGTAAGGTTGGGCGTGTGGGACAGGACGGTGTCATGCGTGACTTTTACACCTTGGAA GGTATACGTGAGGAGCTTGACACACTCTCTTTTGGAGATTTCGAATCCGCTAAGATAACCAGTTATCATACCCAAGAGTCTCACAGTGGGGGTTTTATCGTTTTGGTCACTGGCTGGTTCACTCTGAAAGATGCGCTTAAAAGGAAATTCACACAGACCTTTTTTCTTGCTCCCCAAGAAAATGGGTACTATGTTCTGAATGACATCCTCAGATTTGACAATGGGCCCGAGGCCCTTGATGGGGATGGCTCTCTAACACCCTTTCCTGTTACTG CTCCTACAGGAGGCATTCAGGGCTCTGAGCAAGCTGCATTAGCTTCGGTGGATTCTGTTTGTAAGGAAGTATCCAAGGACAATGCTTCAGTTGCTAAGGAGAGTATTCTGGTACCTGATTCTGTCAATGAAGAAGTTCCGCATATTGAGAAAACTTACAACAAAGTTGGAGGTGATTCCATGAAAATTTCTGACCCAGAAAATGTTTCGAAGAAATCTTATGCCTCTGTG GTTGCAAAGGATAAATCTGGAGTTTCAGCTGGCTCTTCACCGTCTCCAAAGCAGATACCCAAAGACCAGGAACTTCAAGTGATTTCAGATGTTTCTACAGAGCAGAAAGTCAAAGATCAAGGCCATCAAGTGTCTTCAGATCTTTCTCCAGTCGAAAAATCTGATGCAGTTTTTGAGGCTGTTGATGATACTGAATATGGGTACAATCAGGGGTTTGAAG CAGTAGCTGAGGGCACATCTATCTATGTGAAACATCTTCCTGGAAATGCCACCATTGACATGCTTGAGAATGAATTCAAGAAATTTGGAGCTATTGGGAATGGTGGCGTTCAAGTTATAAGCCAAAAG GGCTTTGGTTATCCTTTCGGGTTTGTTGAGTTCAAAGATGCAGATGCTGCCCAGAAAGCAATAGAG GCTTCACCTCTGATGATCGGTGGACAGAAAGCTTTCGTAGAGGAGAAGCGATCTACAGCAAGAG GTAACAGGGGAAGGGGATATGGAAATGAATACGGAAACAGAAATGTGATAGGAGATGGGGGAAACGGATATGGAATAAGGAATGAGGGAGGAAGGGGAGGAGGAGGACGTTATGGACATGGGAACAATTACAATAggggaagaagaggaggaggaggaggaggaggaggaaggtaTTTTAATCGCAGAGGCGGCTATGAATACGTCGTCGCCAGCAACAACTCATACTAA
- the LOC106349006 gene encoding RPM1-interacting protein 4 yields MAANRQSVPKFGEWTEDVPFTVMFDKASRSSRKNTNKSNPNPNEYPEMNPTAAQTRNQRHDQPPNHNVRPRQERFGRREETEFRPSPQNERNNRIRAPPPAEAYNHQSYGGGGTNPSETNRRQPYDPTPVKPRPISNLRGRGSERVATIPPFPGSGSEDQSYTLIFEKVKESKKQSGTVSSYNETDHSTPTPLINDDQHHQPLPSSPKGCCFPRWCRK; encoded by the exons ATGGCAGCA AATCGTCAAAGCGTGCCCAAATTTGGAGAATGGACAGAAGATGTTCCATTCACAGTAATGTTCGATAAGGCCAGTAGGTCGTCGAGGAAAAATACAAACAAGTCTAATCCTAATCCCAACGAGTATCCAGAAATGAATCCAACCGCTGCGCAAACTCGAAATCAGAGACATGACCAACCACCAAACCACAATGTAAGACCGAGACAAGAAAGATTCGGTAGACGAGAAGAAACCGAATTCAGACCGTCTCCTCAAAATGAAAGAAACAACAGAATCAGAGCTCCTCCCCCAGCAGAAGCGTATAACCATCAATCATATGGTGGCGGAGGTACAAATCCATCGGAAACGAATAGACGCCAACCATATGATCCTACACCGGTGAAACCTAGGCCCATAAGCAATCTTAGAGGTCGGGGCAGTGAAAGG GTCGCAACTATTCCGCCGTTTCCTGGATCGGGTTCTGAGGATCAGAGTTATACACTCATCTTTGAAAAAGTGAAAGAAAGCAAGAAACAAAGTGGGACTGTGAGTTCTTACAATGAAACTGATCATAGCACTCCAACTCCACTCATCAACGACGACCAACATCATCAACCGCTACCTTCTAGTCCCAAG GGTTGCTGCTTTCCTAGATGGTGCCGAAAGTGA